GCGTGGAGCCCCCGAAAGCCTCGAGGCTGCCATTTCCCCCACGTTGGTTTTGCCCTGTAGCATCCGGGGGTGCTCGCGTTGTATTTCTACCTCTTAACTGGAAATGAGCCAACACGGGAGCTATTTTAACTCCACTGCTCACGGTGTCCGCGCTCTTACCTAAGAGTTACTCCCACCTTTGGGGTGAATTTCGGTGATGAGGCTTTAAACCCCACGTTTGGGTGAAACGTCAAGCTGGGTATTTCCTGCTCCATCACGTGGCATCTGGTCCGTTTTTCCCATCCCGTCTGCTCCGGGTGCTGGGTTCATAATTCACCGAGGGCTCTGCCTGCAGATTCGGGGCTGTGGTGAAGCCTCGACGGGTCTGGGAGGCCGGCGGGGCGGTCAGGGAGCAGGAGCCCCTTGTCGGACGGCCTCTTCCACCCCTGAACCCACAGCACGGGGCGGTCAAGCGCCGCCGCGGCGCCTCCTGCTAAGGAGGCCCAGGTTCAGGGGTACGTCTGGTGGTGAGGCCACTGGACCCTGCTGGACCCTCCGAGGGGGCCCTTCTGATCCTGCCCCGCGATTCAGCCCCGAGTGGCTCCCCCGAcctcggggggcgggggaggggacaTCATCTGGCTTCCAGACATGAAAACGCTGGGAAAATGATGGGAAATCTAATGCACAATCTCTTAACCAAAGAGTCTGGGGACAGGAATTAATTGAAATCTGCCTGAAGTCTGGAAACTCACCGCAGTGCAGGGCGTGCACCTGTCCCTGGGGACGCAAACCCTTCCTGCCGGGCACCGCTAAGACGGGGGTGTGGCCACAGATGCAGGAGGGAAACAGCATGATGGCACATGCGTCAATGGAGTTTCAGGCAAGAGTTAAAAAAACTGAGGGGGACAAGTGTGATGACAtagaaaaatatccagaaaaccGTCAAGTGAAAAATTCCCCAAGCAAATCATATGTAATGTGTAATTCCTATTTGTGGAGGgaagtcgtgtgtgtgtgtgtgtgtgtgtgtaacacacAAATGCATGTATgcaaacccccccccccctttccggCCGTATGTGTAGAGAACTTTCTGGAAGGACACGAAGGAATCGTGACCCACGGTTTCTCTGGTGCCTGGTGATGTGAGTCAGGGTGAGGGTTTGGAGGAACCCTGCTTCCCACATGCCCCATTTATGGGGTTGAGTTTCTGAAGCTGTGTGCAGGTATcacttttctaataaaaatgaaatcagcaagtgttaaattttaaaaaatttgagtaGGTATGGAATTCTCgtcattactttttatggttttgtttttcttttcaacttttgtatttctctggaataggaaaaggaaatggggagatagtTTCACTCTTATTTTATGATGCTGGTGAATTTCTATTcatgtgttttaatttataatcAGTCTATAAGTAGACTCACTCCCTGATTCTCAGGATGGGTTTAATTCTCCTACATCGTCACTGAGGTGGAGACCAAGTGGCCTCCGATCCAGCCGCCCCCATCCTCTGATCACTTCCCTTCCGCGCAGCAGACTGCGAAGGGCCGCTTTTAAGGAGAGCCGGGGACACGGGACGGACCCCACACAGGAAGCCCCACCTGCCGTGTGTGTCTGGGAAAGTGTCGACTTACCTTAACTGGGTTCTGTTCCTGGAAGACAATTCTCATTAATCTCCCAGCCCCCCTAAACCTATCTGGACCCCGCATGGTGGAGCGTCCCCCCCCTCTGCCTCTTCTGACTGAAAAGCATCTTGAGCAGCAAAGGTTAGTTCAGTTATTCAGAAACGTGGCGTGGAGCCCACTGTGTTACTATGTGCAGGATGGCCCAAGGTTTCTCTCCAACACAGCCGGGAGCCACACTTGCCCGAGGAGTGCAAAGTGACGGATTCTGTGGAAAACACGCCCGTCCCGTCCCCTCGCCCAGGACGCCGGGAGGCGCCTCGGGGCCGAGTGTCTGCGTGTCCGGCAGGGAGGCGCCCGGCTGTGCTCCCAGGCAAGCCTTCAGCACGCGGGGCCTGCGGTCACAAGACGGGCCCAGCCAAGCCGCCAAAGCACGTGTTACACGTCAATCACCAACCGCTCCTTTACTCACACCAGAGGCTACTTCAAAGAGATTCGTGTCCAAGGTTATTTTTAACAAGAGCAAGTGTGGAGAAGCCCTGGCCACGGGGAACGGGGCCAGCTCTGTCCTCGTCAGCGAGCCCGGGGCAGGGCGGCACATGGGAGGGCGCTTCCTGGCTTCATCCGTTAGTCGTTCTAAGAGAGGCTGGTGTTAAACCTAGTGAGATGGAACATGTGGGCTGGAGCTGAAACACAGCGCGTGGGCCCCCCCGAAGGCGCCAGCACTGGCTgctcttcctcctgctctggACACACGGCGGTGAGGACGCAGACGCAGCGCCAGGTGAGGCCCCGTGAGGCCGGGGAGCCAGAGGCGTGCAGGTGTCGGACCGCACGTCTAAGAGCTAGAAAGAGACCGCGCTGGGCGCCCCGCAGACAGAGGAGGCGCTCTGAGCAGAGCCGTCGTGGTTATGGGTGCTGTCGGGGTCAGTGAGCAAATGCGTTAGTTTCGCGGCAGAATAAAATACACCGAGTGTCCAAGAGGCCCTTCGTGACCTTGCGTGTGGAGGTGGAGGCTGTCGAGCCCAGAGGGACGTCAGTGAGGCACTAGGCTTGGCCAGGACAGGAAGACTATTCTCATGGGACAGACGATGTGTTTTATACAGCAGCTAGGCCTCTGCAATTGGGAGGAAAAGTTAAGATGTGGCGTGAGCTGCGGGTGCCCCCCCGGGGCCCCAGAGcgggctgggcaggggctggggtggggggctttaCTCCTCCTCCGTGGACAGGCGGTAGAGCGCCTCCCCCAGGCGCCGCAGCGTCTCTCCGTGCTCCAGCTCGCGGTACAGGCCCGCGGGGACGGCGTCCAGGCCACGCAGCAGCCCAAACAGGCAGCCGGCGATGGCCCCCGTGGCCCCGCTCTCGCCTGCAACGAAGGACGGGCCCTCAGGGCTGCACGCTGGTCCCTGGCCCCCTTGCCCCCTTGCCCCCTTGCCAGGAGGCCGGGCCATCTCAGCCTCCGCCCTTGGCCTCAGCCAAAGCCCAGGTTTGCTCCGGGCGGTGCCGGGGAAGGGGGCAAGGGGGTCCCCTCCCCTCGTGGGACAGCCGCACACCCTGGTGCGCTCGGGCCTTTGCAGCCCCGGGCGGCACTCAGGCGACCACCTCCCGCGGGTCCCGCCCACGCGCTTtccaccccccgccacccccgcTTTGGGCTCTCAGCCTCCTCCCCCCCAGTCCGCCCACGGCCCTGGCCCGCTGCCCCTTCTCCACTCCCCTTGCCCCGGGAGGTGTCGCGTCTCCACACCTGGGCACCCGGAGGTCCCAGCAGTGTAGGTGGGGAGCCCGGGCCCAGCAGGAGGGCCTGGCTGGTAGCCTCTTACTTCACACTCGCGAGAGGGCGCATCTCACCTCCGTGGAACATGGCCCGGTGGCAGAGCTCCGTCCAGCTGCCCTTGGCTCCTAAGAGGGCATCGTAGGCAATCATGGGGGCGTCGTGGCCCCGTCGGCCCCCTCGACCTTCCGAGCTCCATTTCCTGTAGGTCTGGAGAAAGCGCCACAGGTCAGAGGCACAGGCCGCGGGGAACCATGTCCCGTGCGTTAGAGCACGAGCTTCCGGGTTCATCTGCGCGCTTATGTGAcgcccctgtgtgccaggcattgcccCAGGGCTGCGGGTGGACGCTGAGCGGGAAAGACTGGCTTCCCGTGTCTCTCACCCGAGCCGTCCCGCAGATAAACAAACACGCCAGCTGCCGGGCAGCAGAGTCTATGACAGAGACAGCCGTCAAGGGGTCTGGAGTGCTGTGACAGCACGGCCGGGCGCCACTGCGTGACGTGCGGTCTGCGTGGGGCACAGGGACAAGTGAGGCCGGGCAGGGGTGCCGCGTGTGGTCAGGGCCGCAGGCCGGCCGGAGGACATGGTGGGGGAGGCGACGGTGGCCTGAGCAGCTGGTGGCTCAGAGCAGGTCCCTGTGGGTCTGTGGAGGAGGCTGACGAGGAGCAGGGGCCAGATAGGGCCGGGAGGTGGGCGCGGGCAGGTCACAGCCCTGTGCCTTAGCAGCGGAGTCAGTGTCGGTTTGGGGCAGCAGCATCTCCACAGGAAGAACGGTGTTTCTGAGTCTCTCTGCATCGGGGGGCCCATGAGAGATGAATGAAAGGGCGGGGGGAAGCACCTAAAAAGGGAAGGGTggacccttcctctccccctgctcCTTCCTGACACCTGGAATGCAGATGTGCTGGCTGGAGTGGGAGCAGCTAGTTTGGACTCTGAGGTGTGCTCGCCGAACAGCAGAGCAGCCAGACAGAAGGATCCTCAGCTCCTCACTGCAAGGGGCTTCTGACTCAGCTCTGAGTCCCCTGACGTGAGGATAATGAACTTCTATCTTGGTTAAACCGCAGTCACAGCGGTTTCTCTTATGCTACCAAACACGATCCCGATGATTTCAGCCACTAGGGGGATTTTCTCAGCATGGGGAATGCCGGTGGTTTGCACAGACTTATTCATCCCTCTATCCCCAGTCCCTAGAAGAGATGAAGTGAGATGGactattttcacattttcaacttttctaGCACAAATCGTGCTTAtaatcagagaaaatgaaaagataaaagcaCCATCCATTTCAAATGGGCTTCCTTTGAGAAGCCTGCCACGGCCCCCCTTTCCAGCTGCTCCCTCAGCCCACCTCCACCGCGGGGTTCCGTACAGCCGGGGGGGGGTGGGCGGCGGCCCCGACAGCTCCTGCTCCCCAGCCATGTCGGCCCGGCAGACCTACCTTGTCCCTCTCCTCCGCGTTGTAGCAGTCGGGAAAGCTGGCTTCATTCTCCGTGTcctcactgatttttctctcctccaaGTAAAACTGCCACTTAGCTTCAAAGTAAAACCAGTGCTCCTGGTATTCTAAACACAAAGAGCAGGTGAGTGGGCTGTGGCGGCCGTCTAGCTGGGCGCCGTGGGCAGCAGGCgggagggaggaggcagagcCCACGCCCTCTGCCCAGtctggggcagaggagggcctGGCGCCTCACCTTAACTATGGCTCCGGAAGTTCGAAAATGCTCACATTGTAGCTACTTTGAAATGCCAGCAAGGAAGATGGAGATCGAAACCAACCCAAAGAATTGCTTGACAATGCACTGAACTAAGGCAGTAATCACAGAATTTTTAAGTGGCTTCTTTTGAAAATTCTGaacctgtgtatttttttaaaaattaattttatttatttttggctgcgttgggtctttgttgctgcgcgggggctactcttcattgcagtgagcgtgattctcactgcggtggcttctcttgttgcagagcacgagctcgtggcatgcgggctcagtagttgtggcctgcgggctcagcagttgtggcgcacaggcttagttgctccacaacacgtgggatcttcccggactggggctcgaacccgtgtcccctgccttggcaggcggattcttaaccactgcgccaccagggaagccctgaacctgtatatttttattaattcaacacTGTGCCTGCAAAGTCAGGAGAGAGGACGTTCGCTATCCCTAACTAGCAGCTTGACCTGCAAGCCCCAGAGGCGCTGAAGCGACTTTTCTGGAGTCATTTTAGGAAGATGCTGCCGCGAAGTCTGGAGCAGCAGCTGCAACGGCTCGTGggtgacgggggggggggggggggtggggggggcggcgCCCGCGTCTCAAGGACCCAGAGGGGATCCCCCTGCTCGCCTGACCCGCTGCCCTCGGGCCAGGCGGTACTGCAGACCTCCTTTGTGGGGTGAGCCTGTCACACGGCCCCCCCAGTCTGTCCAAGTCTGCCCTGGGTGTGGCTGGAGCCCACCTCCTTCTAAGGTGCGGGGGGACGGTGTCGGGAGGGAGGCCGGGCTCACCTGCCAGGTGCCGGATGGTCCTCTTACAATACTCCTCGGCCAGAGGGACCGTCCTCAGCATGTCTCGTCCCCACTGCTCCAGCCGCTTCCCCTGAACGGCGTACGACGCGAACAGGGCCGTGCACAGGGACCCGAGGAAGCCTGGGGTGGCAGGAGAGAGGGTCAAAGTTGGCACCAGCCACGCCCCCTCCCAGGTGCTGGACACGCTGTGTCCCTGGGCTTTGCTAATTTGACCTTCAGTTACCGTCTGCAAGGGGGcagcggtggggtggggagagcacgGTCCCCGCCTCCAAGCGCTGCTGTTGGAAGGGGTCCAAGCCCAGGCGAGCACCTGCCGAGCTGCCCTGCGAGCAGCCACGGGAAGCGGGGCCCCAGGGAGGCGTCAGCCGCGACCACTTCTGGGGCAGCGACGAGCGTCTGGTTCTCGCGCCCGGGGTCCAGCTGCCGTCCTGACTGCCTGCCACCACCCACCTCCCGTCACGGGGTGCTTCAGCTCCAGATCTGGGACGCGACGCTCCCAGGCAATAAAGGTAAGAAAAATTGACACTTGCCTCCAAAGGCAGTTCAAAAATTGCAAAGGAGAGTGGAGTTAAAACGTGCTTCCTGGTATTAAGTGTGTGCTGTCCGACCCTAGTCACCAgcttagaaatatataaattaccCAGCTCTTAAACATGTGAAACAACATTTCTTTAATAAGAGTGGGCAATAAATTAACTAATGTCCTAGATGTTTAAATTCTCGTACTCATGGCATGGTTTCCAAACGTCCAACATTTTCCTGTTGGAAGGCTGTTTGTGTTTAATTCACTTCTGCTGAGTCGGGGGTTAGCAAACTCCTCTCCACCACCCGGACGTTGCCGCCCGGCTGAATTACATGGCTTTGTGCTCAGAGATCTGACGGGCTCATCCGTGGGGTCCGTGGCTCAGCGGCCGCGCCTGCTGTGGACTCAGCGGCGTGTTTTACCACGTCCACGCCTCAGGTGCCACGGCGCCCGCGCTGGCTGCTTCGTGGAGGGCACAGGATGGCCCTCGCAGCTCAGGGGGCGACACCAGTAAGCCCGGACCCTGCAGGTGACCTTGAAAGGGGCACAGTCACCGAGAGCAGCTGGCACCCTCGACCTCGGGGGCCGGGAGCCGAGCTCAGCCAGAGCTCAGGAGGGTTCTCCATTCCGGAAGTTTGGAGCTGTCTGCTCCCCGGTCACGTCTCAGGGGCGGGCGCTGGGCCAGCAGGcctgccctccctctgcagcCCGGCCCTGGGGGGCAGCCAGGAGTGTGGGCCCCCTGCGCACCCCGAGCGGTGCTGTTATTCGACCCGCTTTGTCCTGACAcacggggcggggtgggggggtggggcggacTCGGCCAGGGCGCGGCGCACGCGCGCACAGCGCCCACGGGGCCCGACGGCGGGGCCGGCGCCCCGCTGGACAGCCCGGCAGAAACGCTGGCTCCCGGGGCTCCAGCCAGACCCCAGGCTCGTTCGGAACCGGTGCCGTCCTGCTTTTCTTGTGACGTGACCGACTTTGAAGCGGGGAGAAGGCCTTCCCGTCCGGCCTCCCCACGCCTCCCCGCCGCCCGCGGCTGCGTCACCTGTGGGATGGTTGTGCGTCATCCGGCCGCACTCCAGGCTGACCTCGAGCAGCGTCTCCAGCCGCCCCGGCTGCCAGTACCGCATGCCCACGCACATCGCCTTGGTGGCAGCACCAAACCCGGAGCCTGCGTGGAACGTGGGATACCTGGTCTCAGACCTCTGTGCCAGTGATTCCAACGCTGGCAGTCTAGCGCTCACGAACCATATGGAGATGTACAAAAACTCTGTGCTACCATGTTTATCACAGGGTCACTTAAATGGGTCAGAAATAGGGAAATTGCCCACACTCCTgacaaagaaaagagaggaaagaaattgcAGAGCAGCCATATGCAGCCGTTAAAAACAGGATTTTTGATGGGATGAGGAAATGCTCCTTCTGGGAAAACGTAGGAGAGAGAATTGCACGCACAGTATGTCTTCAATGAtgtgtttcctctttttaaaagcaGCTTCATTtagttataattgacatacaatcaactgcacatatttaaggAATGCCAGTTGTCCCGACAAAAATACACCTGTGAAACTGGCACCTAAATAAAAATTGCAAACATATCTATCACCCCCAAAGTTTTCTTGTGCCCCTTCTGCCCTCCTCACCGACCACAGGTTCGTTTGCATTTTGTAGAGTTTTATATAAACAGACgcgtggcttgccttttcattctcttagcagAGTCATCAGGAGGGCAGAAGAATGCATTTGGGAAGCATTCCTCCTCTTTACTTTCCTGGAAGAGTTGTGTACAGTTGGTACCATTGCTTCTTTAACTGTTTCTAGAATCTCCACTGAGGCCACCTGGACCCAGAGTTTTCTTTGTAAGGTCCTTCATAGATTTAATGTTATTACCTGGGTGACCTGTTTAGTCTTGAGTGACCTTTGGTAGTTTATGTATGtcaaggaatttatccatttcatctaagttgttaaatttattggtataaaacttttaataatataCCTTCACTGTACTTTCAATTTCTGTAGAATCTGTAGTGACGTCACCCCCTCATTGTCGAtactggtaatttgtgttttcctcttcttttcttgatCTTTATGGCTAGAAGAGTATCAGTTTTTTATCTTCGTAAAGAGTCAGCtattggttttgttgattttctctattatttttctgttttctatgccATTGATTCTCACTCTGactttcaatttttcctttctttcattttctttgggctcttttgctctttttctagtttcttactGTAAAGATGAAGTCATTGGTTTGAGAACTTGCTACGAAGTCTCTGCCTATAATTGTGGGTTTGTCTGCTTCTCTGTGCAGCTCTATTAGCGTTTGCTCCATCTATTTTGAAGGTTTGTTACGCGGCACATAAACTTCCAGGTTTGTTACTTCTCCCGACGAACGGGTGCCTCCTTTTTCCCCTGGTGACATTCTTCACTTTGGGTGTTTTTGAAGGAGTCACTCCAGCTTCCCTTTGATTAGTGTCAACCGGCGTGTCTTTTCCCATCTAACCTGTTTGTATTTAAAGTGCGTCCTTTACAAGCAGCACAGAGTTGGGACTTGCTTCTTTGTCCCATCTGACCTTTTGTTTGGGGTCCTTAGACCACTCTCGTTTGCTGTGATGGTTGACAATGAGGTGATGGCATCATCTTGGTACTGGGTTTCCTGCCTATCCTACCTGTTATTTgcacccttctctctctttcctgccaaGAGGACGGCACGTTATGGAGTGGGAAGATTCGCTTCCGTCCGGATGAGTATTCCCGCGGGTGGGGGACGGAAAAGACCATCACGGCGCAGCTCCAGCAGGGAGGGGCCCACAGGGGTCAGAGCCGTGGAGCACTCAGCGCGCAGACCGGCTGGAGCCGGCTTTCCTCGTGGGGAGGAGAGGACTCGAGGTCTGTGTGGTCTCTGCTCCCCGCTCCCGGGGCCGGGCCAGGCGGCGGGCCGCGTGCAGCCTCCCGGGCTGCGGGGGaggccctgtcccctccccacggGGCAGATGTGGTGCCGGATGCGGACCCACAACGGAGAGGCGTCTCCTGCCAGGGAAGGGGCGTCTGGGCCAAGGGCCGCGCCTCCTGGTCCCCACAGAGGGGACCGTCCAGCCAGCGCTGCCTGGCCCAGCTGAGGGCCCAGGTCGCATGACAGCTGCTCCCCCAGCGAGTGTCATTGAAAGGGTTCCATTTCGTGTCTGGCTGGCTTACGAGCTGTCACTGTTCGGGGGTTTGAGCAGCTGCCTTGGGTCCATCTTCGCGGGACACTGCCCCACTTCAGGGCTGAATGGGGCCCTGACCCTCGCAGCGCCCCCGTGCTGGGGTGTCAGGCATTTGCTTTGACATATTTGATAAACGCTGCGGCACCTCGTTATTACTTTTAATGCCACATCTTTTAGAGAGGgttaaataataaaagtcaacACCTGCGTCCTCGCCATTTCCACCGACTCCCTGCCCCACTGGTGGTGTCCTCCTGCCCGAAGGACGTCCTGGGCATCTCTCCCTGGGCACCCGCCCGGCATGAACTCCTCGGTTCGTTTGCCTGCAAAGGCCACTTGGCCTTCACTCGGGAAGGCGTCCTCTGGGCGTCGGTCTGGCCGGCGCTCGCTCTGCACCCGGATGGCTCTGCTTCGGACGCGCACCTGCCGTCCTCGCCTTGGCGGTCAGTGCTGCAGGCGCGTTCCTCTCTTCATTATTAGTTTTGAGCGGTGTGTTTGCTATGTGCCTTGGTGTAGTTTGTTTCGTGTTTCTTGTGCTTGGAATTTATTGAGTTTCTTGGGCATGTGAGTTTATGTTTTTGACCATATTTGGAAAAATGTGGCCACTAtttcttcccatctttctttGTCCCCCCTCCTCTCTTAAGGACTCCAGTTACAGGTGTGTTAGTGCTTTGACTTGTCCCGTGGCTCCCTGGTGCCCTTTCCACATtctggggttctttttttttctgtatgtcccattttggatagtttctatcgCTGTGCCTTCGAACTCAGgaatcttttcttctgaaatgtctaatctgctgttaatctcAGTCAGTGAATTTTTAAACTCAGACATTGTAGTGTTTTTCTCTAGAACTGTGATGTAGGTCTTTTTTATACCTACATGTCTCTATTTAACCTTTCAAAAGTATAGAATACACACTATTTTATATCCTCACCTGGTAACTTTAATGACTGTGTCAGGGCTCGTCAGTTCTGATTTACTGATGTTTGTCTTTATTATGGACCATGTTTCCTGCTTCTTTATGTGCCAGTAACATTTGATTTGATGGCATCCTTCAAGGTAAACCCAGAGGGACAGGTCTGCCCTCCGCGTCAACCCGGAGGGCGGGTCCAGGACCCCAggagcagaggccctgggggCAGAGACTGCAGCTGCCTGATAACGTCACCCCGAGGACACATGATATCATCACAGAGACAGACATTTATGCAGGTGGTGTGTGCTTTCCTTGATGCACTGGctaaaaataacacatttaaaggGAAAGCAGTGGGAAAACGTTCCTTAAAATAAACCAGGGCTGGTGACAGAGGAGCTGGGGACGCTAGTGGCCCTGAAGCCGGCGGCCAGGCTGGCGGGCTCCCTGGGCGGCCGGTCAGGGGGGTGACAGGCAGGGTAGCGTCGCGGGGCCCTGTAGCCCCGTGGCCTGAGAGGGAGAGGAACTCATGCTCTGACCTTTCTCATTGAAGGGTGTGTGCCAGGCCAGGAGATAGTTGTCGGGCTTCAGCTGCAAGCAGCCCTCGACAGTGGCCGGGTCCACCCGCTGCCCCGGGAGCTTCTCGAGCACGTCCACGTAGCGCCGCACCATCTCACGGTACAGGTCGTCCAGGCACCAGAAGTCTGGGGCGGAAGGGGGTGTGTGGAGGGCAGGGTCAGACGAGGGGCGGGTGGAGGGCAGTGACAAGGGAAGCCACGACCAGCGTCCGGCCCCATCcccccaggaggagggagagcctGGGGTCGGCTCACAGGACCCTGGCTCCCCGGAGGAGCCCGACCGCAGACGAACAATGCGCCGTGGATCTCACTGAATTTCGGATGTTGTATTTTGCTGCTGTGCCTCTTCTAGTTACACACCAGAATCTAGAAAAACCCAGGATCCTCATACACGGCTCACGATTCTATCCCTGAGAGGCCCGACTGGCCCGAAACCTGCCTGTTCCTCGGGCCCTCGGGGACCCACATCCAGGGTACGGGGAGCtgaccctctcccacctccctgtcAGCGAAGCGGCCAAGTCCCCGCTGCCCACCGTCCCCACTGCCTCCTCGTGGGAAGGCGTTCTGGGGACAAGCGTGGTCTCGAGTCCCTCGGAGATCACGGGCCACAGGACAGGGGCACCCAGGCTGTCACCTGGGTGGCACCGGGTTTGGCTGACCTGTATCTGGGTGACCTCACGTGACGCCCCCCCACGCGCCCACCACTGCAGGGTCAGGCTCCTGTCTGTCTACTCTTTCCTCCCAGACAAGGCTCAGCGAGGGGCGGTCACTTGCCGAGGCCAGAGCTGGCCAATGGATTTCGATCGCAAAGCCTGAGCACTTCTGCCATTAAATGAATCCGCAGCGTGGTGGATAGAGGCCACGCACCCTCCAAAGTTGGGGCCCAAGGTGCCTGGTCACACGGAGAGCAGACTGGACAGTGCAGGGCAGGGCGCACCTGCCAACACAGCTGACGGGCACCAGGGACCCGGCCTGGGCGGGGCTGCGTCTCAGGCCTCGGGGGCCGCCCCTCCCCTCCGGGAGTCTGCCTGTCTTTGGAAGCCGCGTGGAGAGCCGCTGTCCGTCGGGGCCCCTGCAGTACTGCGTGCGCAGCAGCCCCAGGAGGCGGGCGGTGCTTCAGCTGCAGGCAGGACGCTGTCTGGGGTCCAGGCCACACTCACGGTGTGACGCTGGGCAGGCTACTCAGCGCCAAACAGTGAGTGTGGACTGGACCCCACTCTGCGCGTCGGCTCCCTTGTCTGTAGCCCCTCGTGATAAAGTCGACCTGCAGGGCGGCGCGAGCACCCGATGACGCCGCCGCACTTAGAGCAGCACCGGCCACAGTCAGAGCCTGTGGT
This portion of the Balaenoptera musculus isolate JJ_BM4_2016_0621 chromosome 18, mBalMus1.pri.v3, whole genome shotgun sequence genome encodes:
- the ADPRHL1 gene encoding protein ADP-ribosylarginine hydrolase-like protein 1 isoform X1; the protein is MEKFQAAMLLGAVGDALGHGHAFGEDSASGPKVQKELGEVGGLDHLVLSPEKWPVSDNTIMHMTTAGALVTDFWCLDDLYREMVRRYVDVLEKLPGQRVDPATVEGCLQLKPDNYLLAWHTPFNEKGSGFGAATKAMCVGMRYWQPGRLETLLEVSLECGRMTHNHPTGFLGSLCTALFASYAVQGKRLEQWGRDMLRTVPLAEEYCKRTIRHLAEYQEHWFYFEAKWQFYLEERKISEDTENEASFPDCYNAEERDKTYRKWSSEGRGGRRGHDAPMIAYDALLGAKGSWTELCHRAMFHGGESGATGAIAGCLFGLLRGLDAVPAGLYRELEHGETLRRLGEALYRLSTEEEGLAAV
- the ADPRHL1 gene encoding protein ADP-ribosylarginine hydrolase-like protein 1 isoform X2; translated protein: MEKFQAAMLLGAVGDALGHGHAFGEDSASGPKVQKELGEVGGLDHLVLSPEKWPVSDNTIMHMTTAGALVTDFWCLDDLYREMVRRYVDVLEKLPGQRVDPATVEGCLQLKPDNYLLAWHTPFNEKGSGFGAATKAMCVGMRYWQPGRLETLLEVSLECGRMTHNHPTGFLGSLCTALFASYAVQGKRLEQWGRDMLRTVPLAEEYCKRTIRHLAEYQEHWFYFEAKWQFYLEERKISEDTENEASFPDCYNAEERDKTYRKWSSEGRGGRRGHDAPMIAYDALLGAKGSWTELCHRAMFHGGESGATGAIAGCLFGLLRGLDAVPAGLYRELEHGETLRRLGEALYRLSTEEE